A region of Brevundimonas sp. NIBR10 DNA encodes the following proteins:
- the putA gene encoding bifunctional proline dehydrogenase/L-glutamate gamma-semialdehyde dehydrogenase PutA: protein MNAHVAPAVALSQDWDTLDHAKFADETHAVRANLTRIPFDAAGRQAVVDKATALVEHARASQKKQGVVESFLQEFSLGTREGLALMCLAEALLRTPDEDTRDRLIAEKIGSADWASHLGQSDSLFVNASTWGLMLTGKLVDADEQAKTDLPGFLTRVAGRLGEPVIRQAVAAAVRIMGEQFVVGRTIEAALKRSNREGWLCSFDMLGEGARTTADAERYERIYADAITAVGKTAKGQGPEAGHGVSVKLSALSPRYEATHEDRVWDELYPRIHRLAKIAAGYEINFTMDAEEADRLALSLKLLDRLAHEADLGAWTGLGLAVQAYQKRGPEVIERVAALARTSGRRLMVRLVKGAYWDTEIKRAQVMGRTDYPVFTTKAATDLNYLICSRAMIDAAPHLYSQFATHNAHSLAAVHRMARDKAVKIEFQRLHGMGEALYDAARATFGPMTVRAYAPVGGHEDLLPYLVRRLLENGANSSFVHALLDERVPASAVAADPIASVEAHPDRHAKIPTPKDMYMDRQNSLGRDYSQAADRERHRLALEKVDAEKLTSGPIIGGGLRAGTNPTDVVNPYDGVTVLGHVSEATQADIDAAADAAARAQASWDRMGGSKRAPALRAMADALEADLDRLVALLSREAGKTLNDGVAEVREAADFCRYYALLAERDFGGPQTLNGPVGEVNRLVLHGRGVFACISPWNFPLAIFTGQIAAALAAGNAVLAKPAEQTPLIAAEAVRLFHKAGLDADLLSLLPGRGETVGAALVSHPLVDGVAFTGGTDTARAINRSLAERPGAIVPFIAETGGLNGMFVDTTALREQVIDDVINSAFGSAGQRCSALRLLYVPHDAADSLIEGLKGALAVQVVGDPADPATDIGPVIDADAKSLLEAHLKRLEGDARIIARATVHPDAKGHVFAPTIAEVPTADYLEREVFGPILHVVRYHPKDLHTVAGKLAARGYGLTLGVHSRIEAFAEEVTRLVPAGNVYINRGVTGAVVGVQPFGGEGLSGTGPKAGGPNSLIRYASEKAISNNISAQGGDPALLNL, encoded by the coding sequence ATGAACGCACATGTCGCCCCCGCCGTCGCCCTGTCTCAAGACTGGGACACGCTGGATCACGCCAAGTTCGCCGACGAAACTCATGCGGTCCGCGCCAATCTGACCCGCATCCCCTTCGACGCCGCCGGCCGCCAGGCCGTGGTGGACAAGGCGACGGCCCTGGTCGAACACGCCCGCGCCAGCCAGAAAAAACAGGGTGTCGTCGAGAGCTTCCTGCAGGAGTTCTCGCTCGGCACCCGCGAGGGCCTGGCCCTGATGTGCCTGGCCGAGGCCCTGTTGCGCACGCCAGACGAAGACACCCGCGACCGGCTGATCGCCGAGAAGATCGGCTCGGCCGACTGGGCCAGCCATCTGGGTCAGTCCGACAGCCTGTTCGTCAATGCCTCGACCTGGGGGCTGATGCTGACGGGCAAGCTGGTCGACGCCGACGAACAGGCCAAGACCGACCTGCCCGGCTTTCTGACCCGTGTGGCCGGCCGTCTGGGCGAGCCGGTGATCCGCCAGGCCGTGGCCGCCGCCGTGCGCATCATGGGCGAACAGTTCGTGGTCGGCCGCACCATCGAGGCGGCGCTGAAGCGGTCCAACCGCGAGGGCTGGCTATGCAGTTTCGACATGCTGGGCGAGGGTGCCCGCACCACCGCCGACGCCGAACGCTACGAACGGATCTACGCCGACGCCATCACCGCCGTCGGCAAGACAGCCAAGGGCCAGGGCCCCGAGGCCGGCCATGGCGTCTCGGTCAAGCTGTCGGCCCTGTCGCCGCGCTATGAGGCGACGCACGAGGATCGCGTCTGGGACGAACTGTATCCGCGCATCCATCGGCTGGCGAAGATCGCGGCCGGATACGAAATCAACTTCACCATGGACGCCGAGGAGGCCGACCGCCTCGCCCTGTCGCTGAAGCTGCTGGACCGGCTGGCGCACGAGGCCGACCTCGGTGCCTGGACCGGCCTGGGGCTAGCGGTGCAGGCCTATCAGAAGCGGGGACCGGAGGTCATCGAACGCGTCGCCGCGCTGGCCCGGACATCGGGGCGGCGGCTGATGGTCCGGCTGGTCAAGGGCGCCTATTGGGACACCGAGATCAAGCGGGCCCAGGTCATGGGCCGCACCGACTATCCGGTCTTCACCACCAAGGCGGCGACCGACCTCAACTATCTGATCTGCTCGCGCGCCATGATCGATGCGGCGCCGCATCTCTATTCCCAGTTCGCCACCCACAACGCCCACTCGCTGGCCGCCGTCCACCGCATGGCGCGCGACAAGGCGGTCAAGATCGAGTTCCAGCGCCTGCACGGCATGGGCGAGGCGCTGTATGACGCCGCGCGCGCGACCTTCGGCCCTATGACCGTGCGCGCCTATGCCCCCGTCGGCGGGCACGAGGACCTGCTGCCCTATCTGGTCCGCCGCCTGCTCGAAAACGGCGCCAACTCCTCCTTCGTCCACGCCCTGCTGGACGAGCGGGTGCCCGCCTCGGCCGTCGCCGCCGACCCCATCGCCTCGGTCGAGGCCCACCCCGACCGCCACGCCAAGATCCCTACGCCCAAGGACATGTACATGGACCGCCAGAACTCGCTCGGCCGGGACTATTCTCAGGCCGCCGACCGCGAGCGCCACCGCCTGGCGCTGGAAAAGGTCGATGCCGAAAAGCTGACCAGTGGCCCGATCATCGGCGGGGGCCTGCGCGCCGGGACGAACCCGACCGACGTGGTAAATCCCTATGACGGCGTGACCGTGCTCGGTCACGTTTCCGAGGCGACGCAGGCCGACATCGACGCCGCCGCCGACGCCGCCGCGCGCGCGCAAGCGTCCTGGGACCGGATGGGCGGATCGAAGCGGGCGCCGGCGTTGCGCGCCATGGCCGATGCGCTGGAGGCCGACCTCGACCGCCTCGTCGCCCTGCTCAGCCGCGAGGCCGGCAAGACCCTGAACGACGGCGTCGCCGAGGTGCGCGAGGCCGCCGACTTCTGTCGCTACTATGCCCTGCTGGCCGAACGCGATTTCGGCGGCCCCCAGACGCTCAACGGCCCGGTCGGAGAGGTGAACCGCCTGGTCCTGCACGGGCGGGGCGTGTTCGCCTGCATCAGCCCGTGGAACTTCCCCCTGGCCATCTTCACCGGCCAGATCGCGGCGGCGCTGGCCGCAGGCAATGCGGTCCTGGCCAAGCCCGCCGAACAGACGCCCCTGATCGCTGCCGAGGCCGTGCGCCTCTTCCACAAGGCGGGGCTCGATGCCGACCTGCTGTCCCTGCTGCCCGGTCGCGGCGAGACGGTCGGGGCGGCGCTGGTCTCCCACCCGCTGGTCGATGGCGTGGCCTTCACCGGCGGCACCGACACGGCGCGGGCCATCAACCGGTCCCTGGCCGAGCGGCCCGGTGCCATCGTCCCCTTCATCGCCGAGACCGGCGGGCTCAACGGGATGTTCGTGGACACCACGGCTCTGCGTGAACAGGTCATCGACGACGTGATCAACTCGGCCTTCGGCAGCGCGGGTCAACGCTGCTCGGCCCTGCGGCTGCTCTATGTGCCCCACGACGCCGCCGACAGCCTGATCGAGGGTCTCAAGGGCGCGCTGGCGGTCCAGGTCGTCGGCGACCCCGCCGATCCCGCCACCGACATCGGCCCGGTCATCGACGCCGACGCCAAGTCCCTGCTGGAGGCGCATCTGAAGCGCCTGGAAGGTGACGCCAGGATCATCGCCCGAGCCACGGTCCATCCGGATGCCAAGGGCCACGTCTTCGCCCCCACCATCGCCGAGGTCCCGACCGCCGACTATCTGGAACGCGAGGTCTTCGGCCCGATCCTGCACGTCGTCCGCTATCATCCGAAGGACCTGCACACGGTCGCCGGCAAGCTGGCCGCGCGCGGCTACGGCCTGACGCTGGGCGTCCACTCGCGCATCGAGGCCTTCGCCGAGGAGGTCACCCGCCTCGTCCCCGCCGGCAATGTCTACATCAACCGCGGCGTCACCGGTGCCGTGGTCGGTGTTCAGCCCTTCGGCGGCGAAGGCCTGTCCGGCACCGGCCCCAAGGCCGGCGGCCCCAACTCCCTGATCCGCTACGCCTCGGAAAAAGCCATCAGCAACAACATCTCCGCCCAGGGCGGCGATCCGGCATTGCTCAATCTGTAA
- a CDS encoding DUF4893 domain-containing protein, translating into MRLAVLAGLGLSLVLVGCASAPPPPPPPPMSPAYPAPPPPPPPGGPGATQLDWRAIITSADRDRYQRRGAAWALALDQARRQPGSGDLAEVGTLIDPRAALRGPALSPGDYRCRTVKLGSQGGPEGLGYVVYGWFACRIDQTPRGLKFTKVTGSQRPSGLLFPEDGGHMVMLGSMSLASEPAANSYGQRPERDLVAVLERIGPARWRLVIPWPENESNLDLIELIPAS; encoded by the coding sequence ATGCGTCTCGCCGTCCTGGCCGGTCTAGGTCTCTCGCTGGTGCTGGTCGGTTGTGCGAGCGCGCCGCCACCGCCGCCTCCCCCGCCGATGTCGCCGGCCTATCCGGCACCGCCCCCTCCTCCGCCGCCCGGCGGACCCGGCGCGACCCAACTGGACTGGCGGGCGATCATCACCTCGGCCGACCGGGACCGGTACCAGCGTCGTGGTGCCGCCTGGGCCCTGGCGCTGGACCAGGCGCGGCGTCAGCCCGGATCGGGCGATCTGGCCGAGGTCGGCACCCTGATCGATCCGCGCGCCGCCCTGCGCGGCCCGGCCCTGTCGCCCGGCGACTATCGCTGCCGCACGGTCAAGCTGGGGTCGCAAGGGGGCCCCGAAGGGCTTGGTTACGTCGTCTACGGCTGGTTCGCCTGCCGCATCGACCAGACACCGCGCGGGCTGAAGTTCACCAAGGTCACGGGCTCCCAGCGTCCGTCCGGCCTGCTGTTCCCCGAGGACGGCGGCCACATGGTCATGCTGGGGTCGATGTCCCTGGCGTCGGAGCCCGCCGCCAACTCCTATGGTCAGCGGCCCGAGCGTGATCTGGTCGCCGTGCTGGAGCGGATCGGTCCGGCGCGCTGGCGCCTGGTCATCCCCTGGCCCGAGAACGAGTCCAACCTCGACCTGATCGAGCTGATCCCGGCCTCGTGA
- a CDS encoding response regulator, whose product MAVIAEEDVPSDPGRTLRVLAAEDHPVNRQVLTLLLGQVGIVPHIVEDGQQAVQAWRDGAVDGPWDLILMDVQMPVMDGPTAARLIREAERTGGCARVPIIALTANVMTHQLDDYRQAGMDGFVAKPIQVEALLSGIETALARRDAATPVARAAV is encoded by the coding sequence GTGGCCGTGATCGCTGAGGAAGACGTGCCGTCAGACCCGGGGCGGACCCTGCGTGTCCTGGCGGCGGAGGATCATCCGGTGAACCGGCAGGTGCTGACGCTCCTGCTCGGCCAGGTCGGCATCGTTCCCCATATCGTCGAGGATGGCCAACAGGCGGTTCAGGCCTGGCGAGACGGCGCGGTGGACGGCCCCTGGGACCTGATCCTGATGGATGTGCAGATGCCGGTGATGGACGGGCCCACGGCGGCGCGCCTGATCCGCGAGGCCGAACGGACCGGGGGTTGCGCGCGGGTGCCGATCATCGCCCTGACGGCCAATGTCATGACCCACCAGCTTGACGATTACAGACAGGCCGGGATGGACGGTTTCGTCGCCAAGCCGATCCAGGTCGAGGCCCTTCTGTCCGGGATCGAGACTGCGCTGGCACGGCGGGATGCGGCCACCCCCGTGGCCCGGGCAGCCGTCTGA
- a CDS encoding glycosyltransferase family 1 protein translates to MRIVLATDAWEPQVNGVVRTLTRTVAECRAMGHEVEVIEPSQFKTIPCPTYPEIRLALGAEEEIRERLRAFEPEAVHIATEGPIGIAMRRICVEWKLPFTTSYHTKFPEYVSARFPIPVQVGYAYMKWFHKPSGRLMVATPTLRDELVAHGFRNVSPWTRGVDTEQFNPDLERIYDQLGGADWPRPFFLNVGRVAVEKNIEAFLETDLPGTKIVVGDGPARADLEARYPEAKFLGARFGEELARCFRDADVFVFPSWTDTFGLVILEAMGTGTPVAAYPAHGPIDIIPGSNAGAIDDDLKVACLKALECDRGAVRAYAEKFSWRASAEQFVENLEPYPEPLRGRFWRRLRRIARVRRRAAA, encoded by the coding sequence ATGCGCATCGTACTGGCCACCGACGCCTGGGAGCCCCAGGTCAACGGCGTCGTCCGCACCCTGACCCGCACCGTGGCCGAATGCCGCGCGATGGGCCATGAGGTCGAGGTCATCGAACCCAGCCAGTTCAAGACCATACCCTGCCCCACCTATCCCGAGATCCGGCTGGCCCTGGGCGCGGAAGAAGAGATCCGCGAACGGCTGCGCGCCTTCGAGCCCGAGGCGGTCCATATCGCGACCGAAGGCCCGATCGGCATCGCCATGCGGCGTATCTGCGTGGAGTGGAAACTGCCGTTCACGACCAGCTACCACACCAAATTCCCCGAGTACGTCTCGGCCCGTTTCCCGATCCCGGTCCAGGTCGGCTATGCCTATATGAAGTGGTTCCACAAGCCGTCGGGGCGGCTGATGGTGGCGACGCCGACGCTGCGCGACGAGCTGGTGGCGCACGGGTTCAGGAACGTCTCGCCGTGGACGCGGGGCGTGGACACCGAGCAGTTCAACCCGGACCTCGAGCGCATCTATGACCAGTTGGGCGGTGCCGATTGGCCCCGGCCCTTCTTCCTCAACGTCGGCCGGGTGGCGGTCGAGAAGAACATCGAGGCCTTCCTCGAAACCGACCTGCCGGGGACCAAGATCGTGGTCGGCGACGGCCCGGCGCGGGCGGACCTGGAGGCACGGTACCCTGAGGCCAAATTCCTGGGGGCCCGGTTCGGCGAAGAACTGGCGCGATGCTTCCGCGACGCCGACGTCTTCGTCTTCCCCTCATGGACCGACACCTTCGGCCTGGTGATCCTGGAAGCCATGGGTACGGGGACGCCGGTCGCGGCCTATCCGGCGCACGGTCCCATCGACATCATCCCGGGCTCGAACGCGGGCGCTATCGACGACGATCTGAAGGTCGCCTGTCTGAAGGCGCTGGAGTGCGATCGGGGCGCGGTCCGGGCCTATGCGGAAAAGTTCAGCTGGCGCGCCTCGGCCGAACAGTTCGTCGAGAACCTGGAACCCTATCCCGAGCCCCTCCGCGGCCGGTTCTGGCGCCGGCTGAGACGGATCGCGCGGGTACGGCGGCGCGCGGCGGCGTAG
- a CDS encoding histidine kinase dimerization/phospho-acceptor domain-containing protein, with protein sequence MTPEQKRQIAQAMLNRSRQWKLRVGVAGVVSLVFFSLAGIPATAAWFAAYALLHALELTMGPNGWLAARLRTAYPAACLGMVIASNVLFGSLGVLQIFSGSMAGLICAGLLLSGSIVNSVLNNPGSRQMMLAAVLPQVFYALMLPVGAVVVHHDPLFALQLLVAGGLLIGSCSATWRHLAETFVAMEAAQALAEDANRAKSDFLATMSHEIRTPLNGVLGMAQAMAADELSDRQRERLDVVTQSGQALLAILSDVLDLAKIEARKVELEVADFDLESLVETAQATFRVNAEAKGLVFQTRIDTDALGTWRGDPTRLCQVLSNLISNAVKFTETGRVLVTAGVVAGRLRLVVEDTGPGVTRPRCSSCSPNSSRPMRPRRGSTGDRAGPVDLPRAGPADGRIDHRRSCGPARSAFHLRRSADPHRRAASLPGGRGRDR encoded by the coding sequence ATGACGCCTGAACAGAAGCGGCAGATCGCCCAGGCGATGCTCAACCGCTCCCGGCAATGGAAACTGCGCGTCGGCGTCGCCGGGGTGGTTTCACTCGTGTTCTTTTCCCTGGCGGGAATTCCGGCAACGGCCGCCTGGTTTGCGGCCTATGCCCTGCTGCATGCTCTCGAGCTCACCATGGGGCCGAACGGCTGGCTCGCGGCCCGGCTCAGAACTGCCTATCCGGCCGCATGCCTCGGCATGGTGATCGCGAGCAATGTGCTGTTCGGGTCTCTGGGAGTGCTTCAGATCTTCTCCGGCTCGATGGCCGGCCTGATCTGCGCCGGCCTGTTGCTGAGCGGCTCTATCGTCAACTCCGTGCTGAACAACCCGGGATCGCGGCAAATGATGCTGGCGGCTGTCCTGCCCCAGGTCTTCTACGCCCTGATGCTGCCGGTCGGCGCGGTGGTGGTTCACCACGATCCTCTCTTCGCCTTGCAGCTTCTTGTGGCCGGCGGCCTGTTGATCGGGTCCTGCTCGGCGACCTGGCGCCATCTGGCTGAGACCTTCGTCGCCATGGAGGCCGCCCAGGCGCTGGCCGAGGACGCCAACCGGGCCAAGAGCGACTTCCTGGCCACCATGAGCCACGAGATCCGCACGCCTCTGAATGGCGTGCTGGGGATGGCCCAGGCCATGGCGGCGGACGAACTGTCAGATCGCCAACGGGAGCGGCTGGATGTCGTGACCCAGTCAGGACAGGCGTTGCTGGCCATTCTCAGCGACGTCCTGGACCTGGCCAAGATCGAGGCGCGCAAGGTGGAGCTTGAGGTGGCCGACTTCGACCTGGAGAGTCTGGTCGAGACGGCCCAGGCGACGTTTCGCGTCAATGCCGAGGCCAAGGGGCTCGTTTTCCAGACCCGGATCGACACGGATGCCCTGGGGACATGGCGCGGGGACCCGACCCGACTCTGTCAGGTCCTGTCCAACCTGATCTCGAATGCGGTCAAGTTCACGGAGACCGGGCGGGTGCTGGTGACCGCCGGTGTCGTGGCGGGGCGCCTGCGTCTGGTGGTCGAGGATACAGGCCCGGGCGTGACCCGGCCCAGATGCAGCAGCTGTTCGCCAAATTCGTCCAGGCCGATGCGTCCACGACGCGGAAGTACGGGGGACAGGGCTGGGCCTGTCGATCTGCCGCGAGCTGGCCCTGCTGATGGACGGATCGATCATCGCCGATCATGTGGTCCCGCACGGTCTGCGTTTCACCTTCGACGTTCCGCTGATCCGCATCGCCGCGCAGCGTCCCTCCCGGGCGGCCGTGGCCGTGATCGCTGA
- the phnE gene encoding phosphonate ABC transporter, permease protein PhnE, producing MTRLRLLVFGLLAAAALMFGPVPAALAQAQPERPTKIVFTVLSAEGQASSGPLWQPLLDDLEREIGIPVEPIFATNYSVLVEAMRANQAQIGWFSALPAVQAIDRSQGEVIARTVDTEGKDSYTSTLIVKKGSGITVDDVARCGKRYTFGIGDAQSTSGTLAPLTYFFGPRNITPSACFSTVRSANHQANSFSIANGQVDVATSNSVNLIFLRRQNPQIADQIETIWESPPIPESGIVLRKDLPADLKAKIREFFVTYGQGAGPDSARQRTVMEGLNYSQFREADDTYLNPIREMKADQARREGRASDVAPPKVDATKTLFQSTPFLLIGLLAVFAIIMNLLPKRAAVVGDPSVVPAPPTKPLAAWSLDILLWGGFAIILIAAFNRVDLPNITTLFSNTENMSNYGRDFLNPDFTDWKPLVGQMWLTVQIALWGTFLAVFLAVPLALMASRNLSPAWLVWPVRRVMDLLRSIPDLVIGTLFIVAVGLGPLAGVLAIALNTAGVLAKLFSEAVESIDKGPIEGVKATGANRLHEIVWGVIPQVAPLWTSFALYRFESNSRAATVLGLIGAGGIGQALFESLQAFEYRTVSTIALIIIVAVTLIDMLSQAMRKRLL from the coding sequence ATGACCCGACTTCGCCTTCTCGTTTTCGGCCTTCTTGCGGCCGCCGCCCTGATGTTCGGCCCGGTTCCGGCCGCACTCGCCCAGGCCCAGCCGGAGCGGCCGACCAAGATCGTCTTCACCGTCCTGTCGGCTGAGGGCCAGGCGTCGTCCGGCCCGCTGTGGCAACCGCTGCTGGATGATCTGGAGCGCGAGATCGGCATTCCGGTCGAGCCCATCTTCGCCACAAACTACAGCGTTCTGGTCGAGGCCATGCGCGCCAACCAGGCCCAGATCGGCTGGTTCTCGGCTCTGCCCGCCGTCCAGGCCATCGACCGGTCGCAGGGCGAGGTCATCGCCCGCACCGTCGATACCGAAGGCAAGGATTCCTACACCTCGACCCTGATCGTGAAGAAGGGTTCGGGCATCACCGTCGATGACGTGGCCCGGTGCGGAAAACGCTACACCTTCGGCATCGGCGACGCCCAGTCGACCTCGGGCACCCTGGCCCCCCTGACCTATTTCTTCGGCCCCCGGAACATCACCCCCAGCGCCTGTTTCTCGACCGTCCGTTCGGCCAACCATCAGGCAAACTCCTTCTCGATCGCCAACGGCCAGGTCGATGTGGCGACGTCCAACTCGGTCAATCTGATCTTCCTGCGCCGCCAGAACCCCCAGATCGCCGACCAGATCGAGACCATCTGGGAGTCGCCGCCGATCCCGGAATCCGGCATCGTCCTGCGCAAGGACCTGCCCGCCGACCTGAAGGCGAAGATCCGCGAGTTCTTCGTCACCTACGGCCAGGGTGCCGGGCCTGACTCCGCGCGTCAGCGCACGGTCATGGAAGGCCTCAACTATTCGCAGTTCCGCGAGGCTGACGACACCTATCTGAACCCCATCCGCGAGATGAAGGCCGACCAGGCCCGGCGCGAGGGCCGGGCCTCCGACGTCGCGCCGCCCAAGGTGGATGCGACGAAGACCCTGTTCCAGTCGACGCCCTTCCTGCTGATCGGCCTGCTGGCCGTCTTCGCCATCATCATGAACCTGCTGCCCAAGAGGGCGGCGGTCGTCGGCGACCCGTCCGTCGTTCCGGCCCCGCCGACCAAACCGCTGGCGGCATGGTCGCTGGACATCCTGCTGTGGGGCGGGTTCGCCATCATCCTGATAGCCGCCTTCAACCGGGTCGACCTGCCCAACATCACCACCCTGTTCTCCAACACCGAGAACATGAGCAACTACGGCCGGGACTTCCTCAATCCCGACTTCACCGACTGGAAGCCCCTGGTCGGCCAGATGTGGCTGACGGTGCAGATCGCCCTGTGGGGCACCTTCCTGGCGGTCTTCCTGGCCGTGCCCCTGGCCCTGATGGCGTCGCGCAACCTGTCGCCGGCCTGGCTGGTCTGGCCCGTGCGACGGGTCATGGACCTGCTGCGCTCGATCCCCGACCTGGTCATCGGCACCCTGTTCATCGTCGCCGTGGGCCTGGGGCCGCTCGCCGGCGTCCTCGCCATCGCGCTGAACACCGCAGGCGTTCTCGCCAAACTGTTCTCCGAGGCGGTCGAGTCGATCGACAAGGGCCCGATCGAAGGCGTCAAGGCGACCGGCGCCAACCGGTTGCACGAGATCGTCTGGGGCGTCATTCCCCAGGTGGCTCCCCTGTGGACTTCGTTCGCCCTGTATCGATTCGAGTCCAACAGCCGGGCGGCGACCGTGCTCGGCCTGATCGGCGCCGGCGGCATCGGCCAGGCCCTGTTCGAGAGCCTTCAGGCGTTCGAATACCGCACCGTCTCGACCATCGCCCTGATCATCATCGTCGCCGTGACCTTGATCGACATGCTGAGCCAGGCGATGCGCAAGCGGCTGCTGTAA
- a CDS encoding substrate-binding domain-containing protein, with product MNLTLRTLSAIAGLSLISLAACDTGSGQRTGIWAAGSSTVFPFATRVAENFARNNPGNASPRVESLGTGGGIQAFCQGVGPTTPDIANASRPMKKSEFELCQKNGVTEIVELKIGYDGIVVATARNGNSFNFELNDLYEGLAQTVPDANGQFVTNPKRTWRDVNLGLPEQRIQVYGPPPTSGTRDAFLELGMAAGGKLVPATNAFAGDSKRFESLTHTIREDGAWVDSGENDNAIVQTLTRTPGSLGVFGFSFLEQNLDTVKAETIDGVMPSVDTIADGSYPLARSLYIYVKKAHVGVIPGLQLYVAELMSDASAGRGGYMQDRGLVPLPAPELAEQRAIAMALTPMSAPAK from the coding sequence ATGAACTTGACACTTCGCACCCTCTCCGCGATCGCGGGCCTCAGCTTGATCAGCCTCGCCGCCTGCGACACCGGCTCGGGCCAACGCACCGGCATCTGGGCGGCGGGGTCCTCGACCGTCTTCCCGTTCGCCACCCGCGTCGCCGAGAATTTCGCGCGCAACAATCCCGGCAACGCCAGCCCCCGCGTCGAATCGCTGGGCACCGGCGGCGGAATCCAGGCCTTCTGCCAGGGCGTCGGTCCGACCACCCCGGACATCGCCAACGCCTCGCGTCCGATGAAGAAGTCCGAGTTCGAGCTGTGCCAGAAGAACGGCGTCACCGAGATCGTCGAGCTCAAGATCGGCTACGACGGCATCGTCGTGGCCACGGCCCGGAACGGCAACAGCTTCAACTTCGAGCTCAACGACCTGTACGAAGGCCTGGCCCAGACCGTTCCCGACGCGAACGGTCAGTTCGTCACCAATCCGAAGCGGACATGGCGCGACGTCAATCTCGGCCTGCCCGAACAGCGCATCCAGGTCTATGGCCCGCCCCCGACCTCGGGCACCCGCGACGCCTTCCTGGAACTGGGCATGGCGGCGGGCGGCAAGCTGGTGCCGGCTACCAACGCCTTCGCCGGTGACTCGAAAAGGTTCGAGAGCCTGACCCACACCATCCGCGAGGACGGCGCCTGGGTCGATTCCGGCGAGAATGACAACGCCATCGTCCAGACCCTGACCCGGACGCCCGGGTCGCTGGGCGTGTTCGGCTTTTCCTTCCTGGAGCAGAACCTCGATACGGTGAAGGCCGAGACCATCGACGGCGTGATGCCCAGCGTGGACACTATCGCCGACGGCTCCTACCCCCTGGCCCGCAGCCTCTACATCTATGTGAAGAAGGCCCACGTCGGGGTCATCCCGGGGCTGCAACTCTATGTCGCCGAACTGATGAGCGACGCCTCGGCCGGGCGTGGCGGCTATATGCAGGACCGGGGTCTGGTCCCCCTGCCCGCGCCCGAACTGGCCGAGCAACGCGCCATCGCCATGGCGCTGACGCCGATGTCCGCACCGGCGAAATAG